CGTCGATTCAAAGATAATGTGAACGAAGTACAAGCGAACTATGAATGCGGCATCGGCATAGAGACATTCGACGACCTACAGGTTGGTGATGTTCTTGAGTGTTATGTCCACGAGCAAGTCGCACGTTCCCTTTCGTAAGCACTTGAGCTCGTAGAATAATTTATTTACCCAAACAGCGCGGTTGAACACCGTGCCTACTATCACAATTAATTAACACCTTATTAATGCATATCGGTGTTTGTAAAATCCGGCTACGCATCCCTGATAGCCAATCGTTGAAGGCGAAACGCCGGGTTATCAAAAGTCTTGTCGATAGACTCAAAAATCGCTTTAATATCGCTATTGCGGAAGTTGAAGCGTTAGATGCACATCAGTTCGCGGTATTAGCCGCTGTTTCTGTTTCCAACGATGTAGCGCATCTCAATAAACTTATCTCGCATGTCATCGCTTTTGTTGAGAAAAATGTAGACGCTGAGTTAGTAGATTACGAAACAGAATTTTTCTTCTGACGAAACTCGCAAGTCAAACTTGCTCTGAAAGATAGGGACAACATGGCAGATAGTAGAAGACAAGATCGGGTGGGAGCCCTCATTCAACGGGAATTGAGTGAGATTATCCAACGTTCTGTCAAAGATCCACGTGTCGCATTTTGTACTGTCACACAGGCAGAAGTGTCACCCGACCTGAAGTATGTGGATGTCAAAGTCAGTGTTATTGGGGACGAGGTACAGAAAGACAAAACACTCGCGGGGCTGAAAAGTGCCGCAGGATTTCTCAGGCGAGAAATCGGGAATCGCCTCACGCTCCGGTATTCGCCCGAACTCAGGTTTGCTATTGATGAGTCCGCTGACTACCTCTTCAAAATAGATGGACTCCTCAAGTCTGTTACATCAGAAGACGAGACATCCGAAGGACAGGCAACCGACCTTTCATGAACACCTTAAAGATAGTGGATATGCAGAACTACCGCGCACTCCTTACCCTATTCAATCGCTACCATGACTTTGCACTCTCAACGCACATTAACCCTGATGGCGACGCAATCGGTTCCGAATTAGGACTCTACCTCTTTCTCACGAGGCTCGGAAAATCTGTTAAAATATTTAATACAGATGCTGTACCGGGGAACTATAAATTTCTGCCTTGCTGGGAGAACATTGAGGATGTACATGCGCTTAGTACCTATCAGCCAGAAGTGTTAATTGTATTAGATGCAAGCACACTCGAACGAATTGGGAAAACACTTGCCAAATCCTTGCTCCCGACGCACAAACTCGTTAACATTGACCATCACGCCACCGCAGAGGCCTTCGGGGACATCAACCTCATTATGCCTTCAGCTTCTTCTACGTCGGAGATTGTCTATAAACTCATTAAATATCACCAGACACCAATAGATAAATCGTGTGCACTCTGTCTTTATACAGGACTTATGTTTGACACCGGTTGTTTTCGCTACAGCAATACGACAGCTGAAACACATCGAATCGCTGCAGAATTAATTGAGATAGGGGAATTCGCACCAGATGAAGTCTACCGCAACGTTTATGAGCAACTTCCTGTCGCTAAAATTCGGCTCGCAAGTGAAATCCTCCGCACATTGCAGGTGACTGAGGATGGAAAAATCGCATCAGTGTACGCTACACAAGGGATGCTCAGAAAAACCGGAGCGACTGCTGACGCGGTAGAAGGCATCGTGAATCAGATTCAAGCAATAGCCGGTGTTGAGGTGGCACTCTGTGTATCTGAGATGACCGATCGAAGCGCAAAAGTGAGTCTGCGGAGCCAGGGACACGTTGATGTAAGCCAACTTGCATCTGAGTTTGAAGGGGGCGGACACGCACGCGCTGCAGGTTGCAGAGTTGTCATGCCTTACCTTTCAGCCGTTAATACCCTTGTTCAAACTGCACAACGTTACATTGATCAGAGTGCTTTGGAACATGGTGATTGCCAGAAGGATTGACCAACGTGGAAAACCCTAATAATAGGAGCCATCTACAAGCCTCCCCCACAACTTGTAGGTTGGATGACATAACCGGATTCGATAGAGGCGCAGCGGTTACTTTTGGCGTGTTTGATGGGATTCATATTGGGCATCAAGCCGTTATCAGTAACCTTCTTGAACGTGCTGCACAGCATCAGTTGCTGAGTGTCTTGGTCGGCTTTTATCCACATCCCCTCGCTTTCCTTGCCCCAGAACGGTGTCCACCTCTTCTCACTCCGCTCTCCAAACGCGTCGAAATTCTTCAGCAGCTGGGTATTGATAAGATCGTCATGCTCAGTTTTGATGCACAAATAGCAGCAATGTCTCCGAAATCATTTGTAGAACAGGTCCTCTTAGAAAAGTGTCGAGCCAGACATGTTGTCGTTGGATATGCTTGTCAGTTTGGCAAAGACCGCGCTGGCAATGCGCAACGGCTGGCAGAACTCAGTGAGGCCTATCCGTTTGATGTCACTATTGTTCCACCGACGGAG
The nucleotide sequence above comes from Candidatus Poribacteria bacterium. Encoded proteins:
- a CDS encoding DUF503 domain-containing protein, producing MHIGVCKIRLRIPDSQSLKAKRRVIKSLVDRLKNRFNIAIAEVEALDAHQFAVLAAVSVSNDVAHLNKLISHVIAFVEKNVDAELVDYETEFFF
- the rbfA gene encoding 30S ribosome-binding factor RbfA — protein: MADSRRQDRVGALIQRELSEIIQRSVKDPRVAFCTVTQAEVSPDLKYVDVKVSVIGDEVQKDKTLAGLKSAAGFLRREIGNRLTLRYSPELRFAIDESADYLFKIDGLLKSVTSEDETSEGQATDLS
- a CDS encoding bifunctional oligoribonuclease/PAP phosphatase NrnA, whose amino-acid sequence is MNTLKIVDMQNYRALLTLFNRYHDFALSTHINPDGDAIGSELGLYLFLTRLGKSVKIFNTDAVPGNYKFLPCWENIEDVHALSTYQPEVLIVLDASTLERIGKTLAKSLLPTHKLVNIDHHATAEAFGDINLIMPSASSTSEIVYKLIKYHQTPIDKSCALCLYTGLMFDTGCFRYSNTTAETHRIAAELIEIGEFAPDEVYRNVYEQLPVAKIRLASEILRTLQVTEDGKIASVYATQGMLRKTGATADAVEGIVNQIQAIAGVEVALCVSEMTDRSAKVSLRSQGHVDVSQLASEFEGGGHARAAGCRVVMPYLSAVNTLVQTAQRYIDQSALEHGDCQKD
- a CDS encoding bifunctional riboflavin kinase/FAD synthetase; amino-acid sequence: MENPNNRSHLQASPTTCRLDDITGFDRGAAVTFGVFDGIHIGHQAVISNLLERAAQHQLLSVLVGFYPHPLAFLAPERCPPLLTPLSKRVEILQQLGIDKIVMLSFDAQIAAMSPKSFVEQVLLEKCRARHVVVGYACQFGKDRAGNAQRLAELSEAYPFDVTIVPPTEINGAPVHSTRIREALSHGDLHCSSQLLGRSYSLLGHVVHGDGRGKEIGFPTANIDTQNQVCPPNGVYAIRAKLEERWLDGVLNIGLRPTFNGTTVQVESHFFDFHETIYGKPVEIFFVEKIRSEQKFPNPEILIRQIQHDIAEAAKILAESTHSHRGVP